A genomic stretch from Terriglobales bacterium includes:
- a CDS encoding methylmalonyl-CoA mutase family protein, with protein sequence MAGPTKPANTSTSGLPTQTSSGIEVQPVYTPADLEKQQHDQELQVGYPGQLPFTRGIQPTMYRGRLWTMRQYAGMGDAEESNKRYKYLLAHGTTGLSVAFDLPTQIGMDSDHPMALGEVGKVGVAIDSIEDMQRLFAGIDLEKISTSMTINATASILLALYIAVAKRNGSDLRKLSGTVQNDILKEYIARGTYIYPPRQAMRIITDLFAYANRNVPEWNTISISGYHMREAGCTAVQEVAFTLANGLTYVQAAIHAGLNVDEFAPRLSFFFNCHNNFLEEIAKFRAARRMWARLMQERVAAKNPRSLMLRFHTQTAGSTLQAQQPEINIARTALQALAAVLGGSQSLHTNGFDEALALPTEEAARIALRTQQIIAYESGAPQTVDPLAGSYYIESLTDEIEKRAQVYLDKIDALGGMLKAIEIGYVQQEIQNAAYAFQQAVDSHQAVIVGVNQFQIEEEKGPPIQRVDEALERKQVERVRALRARRDAAAWKTALQHIEDAARSGDNLMPHIIHAVENYATVGEISDTLRRVFGEHQETVVI encoded by the coding sequence ATGGCCGGGCCCACGAAACCCGCCAACACATCCACTTCCGGACTACCTACTCAAACCTCTTCCGGCATTGAAGTGCAGCCCGTATACACCCCGGCCGATCTGGAAAAGCAGCAGCACGATCAGGAGTTGCAGGTAGGCTATCCCGGTCAGCTTCCTTTTACGCGCGGCATACAGCCCACGATGTACCGCGGACGCCTCTGGACCATGCGCCAGTACGCCGGCATGGGCGACGCTGAGGAATCGAATAAGCGTTACAAATATCTGCTGGCCCACGGGACCACGGGTCTCTCAGTCGCCTTCGACCTGCCCACGCAGATCGGGATGGATTCCGACCATCCCATGGCCCTGGGCGAAGTCGGCAAAGTCGGCGTGGCCATTGATTCCATCGAAGACATGCAGCGGCTTTTTGCCGGCATTGATCTGGAGAAAATTTCCACTTCAATGACCATCAATGCCACTGCTTCCATCTTGCTGGCGCTCTACATCGCCGTGGCCAAACGCAACGGCAGCGACCTGCGCAAGCTGAGCGGGACTGTGCAGAATGACATTCTGAAGGAATACATTGCGCGCGGGACGTACATCTATCCCCCGCGGCAGGCGATGCGCATCATTACCGATCTGTTTGCCTATGCCAACCGCAATGTGCCGGAGTGGAATACCATCTCCATTTCCGGCTACCACATGCGTGAGGCGGGATGCACCGCCGTTCAGGAAGTCGCCTTTACCTTGGCCAACGGCCTGACCTATGTGCAAGCTGCGATTCATGCCGGCTTGAACGTAGATGAATTCGCTCCCCGCCTTTCTTTCTTCTTCAACTGCCATAACAATTTTTTGGAAGAAATTGCCAAGTTCCGCGCCGCGCGGCGTATGTGGGCCCGCCTGATGCAGGAACGCGTTGCAGCAAAAAATCCGCGTTCTCTCATGCTGCGCTTTCATACCCAGACGGCAGGCTCGACCCTGCAGGCCCAGCAGCCTGAGATCAACATCGCGCGCACGGCGCTGCAGGCGCTGGCGGCGGTCCTGGGGGGCTCGCAATCGCTGCACACCAATGGCTTTGACGAAGCGCTGGCTTTGCCTACAGAAGAGGCGGCACGCATCGCGCTGCGCACCCAACAGATCATCGCCTACGAATCGGGGGCGCCCCAGACTGTTGATCCCCTGGCCGGTTCGTACTACATCGAGTCTCTGACCGATGAGATCGAAAAACGCGCCCAGGTTTACCTGGATAAAATTGACGCTCTCGGCGGCATGCTGAAAGCCATTGAGATCGGCTATGTTCAACAGGAAATCCAAAATGCCGCTTATGCTTTTCAGCAAGCGGTGGATTCCCACCAGGCCGTCATCGTGGGCGTGAATCAATTCCAGATCGAAGAGGAAAAGGGCCCGCCCATACAGCGCGTGGATGAGGCTCTTGAACGCAAACAGGTGGAGCGTGTACGCGCATTGCGTGCGCGCCGCGATGCGGCTGCATGGAAGACCGCGCTCCAGCACATAGAAGACGCCGCCCGCTCAGGCGACAACCTGATGCCTCATATTATTCATGCCGTGGAAAACTACGCTACCGTCGGCGAAATTTCCGACACCCTGCGCCGAGTTTTTGGGGAGCACCAGGAGACAGTGGTGATTTAG
- a CDS encoding DUF4097 family beta strand repeat-containing protein yields the protein MASEPVPGIPSRRRSFAGPIVLISLGVIFLLGNMHVITWPSLAIWFAHYWPLLLILWGVIKVIEYQMARRQGYQSSGIGVGGVFLVIFIVVSGLVATEVVRVDWTGLHKKLDDLGVEIPVGNKYEYSNQVDQAVASHGVFTLALQRGSITVLPSTDEKVHVSVKKTIRASSQEEADRIDQATQPEIKTDEISTPKIPNLPDVPGLSSAEKDKIRAEIDHARAEVDRAKSQIDRARAEAEHARQEIIRVNIGSSSNNSAEDNIELHVPPTLTLELSTQRGDIEVRSRQADVKLIANHGDVTVDDLTGNATITMHGGMQGGNLNVRNVKGNVTVEGHADDSNFSNISGLVSMNGDYVGETIVQNVEQGFRFNSSRTDLETGKIQGELRFDGDSLRASNISGGFKVTTRSKDIHLEDVVGDVEVNNKNSEVQLRTSKPPAGNILITNKDGGIEVAFPSQSAFQVDATVRGGQIHSDFEQVKIQNPSEDNATASGAVGAGGKKIQLSTEHSDIEIRKSDEKSSENKDQKSDKKDQKSDKSDE from the coding sequence ATGGCTAGCGAACCTGTTCCCGGCATTCCTTCACGCCGCCGCAGCTTTGCCGGCCCCATAGTTCTGATTTCGCTCGGCGTGATCTTTCTTCTGGGGAACATGCATGTAATCACCTGGCCCAGCCTGGCAATTTGGTTTGCCCACTACTGGCCGCTGCTGCTGATCCTTTGGGGTGTCATCAAAGTGATCGAGTACCAAATGGCTCGCCGCCAGGGATACCAGTCTTCCGGCATAGGGGTTGGAGGAGTGTTCCTGGTCATCTTTATCGTTGTCTCCGGCCTCGTGGCTACCGAAGTTGTAAGGGTAGATTGGACGGGGCTTCATAAGAAGCTGGATGATTTAGGTGTCGAGATCCCTGTCGGCAACAAATACGAGTATTCCAACCAGGTTGATCAGGCCGTCGCCTCGCATGGGGTTTTCACTTTGGCCCTGCAACGCGGTTCGATCACGGTATTGCCTTCGACCGATGAGAAGGTGCATGTATCGGTGAAGAAGACGATCAGAGCTTCTTCCCAGGAAGAAGCTGACCGTATTGATCAGGCCACCCAGCCCGAGATCAAGACCGACGAGATTTCCACACCGAAGATACCCAATCTGCCTGATGTGCCTGGTCTCTCTTCAGCCGAAAAAGACAAAATTCGCGCAGAAATAGACCATGCCCGCGCCGAAGTGGATCGGGCAAAGTCACAAATAGACCGCGCTCGCGCCGAGGCCGAGCATGCGCGTCAAGAGATCATCCGCGTGAACATTGGGTCTTCTTCCAACAACTCTGCTGAAGACAACATCGAATTGCACGTTCCGCCGACACTCACGCTGGAATTGAGCACCCAGCGCGGCGATATTGAAGTGCGCAGCCGGCAGGCAGACGTGAAGCTTATTGCCAATCATGGCGACGTTACTGTAGATGACCTGACCGGCAACGCCACCATTACCATGCATGGCGGAATGCAGGGAGGGAACTTGAACGTGCGCAACGTCAAAGGCAACGTTACGGTTGAGGGCCACGCCGACGACAGCAACTTCTCCAATATCAGCGGTCTGGTATCTATGAACGGCGATTATGTGGGAGAGACCATTGTGCAGAACGTGGAGCAGGGGTTCCGCTTCAACTCCTCCCGCACCGATCTCGAGACCGGAAAAATTCAAGGTGAGCTGCGCTTTGATGGAGACAGCCTGCGTGCCAGCAATATAAGCGGCGGCTTCAAGGTGACCACCCGCTCCAAGGACATCCACCTGGAAGACGTCGTGGGCGACGTTGAGGTCAACAACAAGAATTCTGAAGTACAACTGCGTACCAGCAAGCCGCCTGCCGGGAATATCCTGATTACCAATAAGGACGGAGGGATCGAGGTCGCTTTCCCCAGCCAGAGTGCCTTTCAGGTAGATGCTACGGTTCGCGGCGGCCAGATTCACTCCGACTTCGAGCAGGTCAAAATCCAGAACCCCTCTGAAGACAATGCCACTGCCAGCGGCGCCGTCGGCGCGGGCGGCAAGAAGATCCAGCTTTCCACCGAACATTCTGATATAGAGATCCGCAAAAGCGATGAGAAGAGTTCGGAAAACAAAGATCAGAAATCCGACAAGAAAGATCAAAAATCCGACAAGTCAGACGAGTAG
- the gcvPA gene encoding aminomethyl-transferring glycine dehydrogenase subunit GcvPA: MRYLPKSPADREQMLREIGAASIDELFSHIPDEYRLNRDLKVTRQLAESEIVDYFQQRASECAAGYANFLGAGAYNHYRPVVVDSLVSRGEFFTAYTPYQAEIAQGTLQAIFEFQSMICELTGMEVANASMYDGSTAVPEAVMMAIRITGRSGAVVARSLHPEYRGVLSTYSKYQGIPVATIPFLANGRVDLDALDQAISDQTACVVIQSPNFFGTIEDVTAVADVAHKKGTLLIVSIAEAISLGIVKPPSEADIVAMEAQSFGVPLGFGGPYAGVIATREKFVRQMPGRLVGQTVDQQGHRGFVLTLATREQHIKREKATSNICTNQALIATMATIFMTIYGREGFKELAQHNLAKAHYASQQFGKKAKVLFEGAPRFNEFVVQTAEDPHIINNKLLAKNIIGGFPLQKFYPELGNAALWCCTEMITREQIESAAQAVAQ; encoded by the coding sequence ATGCGTTATCTTCCTAAATCTCCAGCAGACCGCGAGCAGATGCTGCGCGAAATCGGCGCAGCGTCGATTGACGAACTTTTTTCTCACATTCCCGATGAATACCGGCTGAACCGCGACCTGAAAGTCACGCGGCAGTTGGCGGAATCGGAAATTGTAGATTACTTCCAGCAGCGCGCTTCCGAGTGCGCCGCTGGATATGCCAACTTCCTGGGAGCTGGGGCCTACAATCACTATCGCCCCGTGGTAGTTGATTCGCTCGTCTCGCGCGGCGAGTTTTTTACGGCTTACACACCCTATCAAGCTGAGATCGCGCAGGGAACGCTGCAGGCCATCTTTGAATTTCAGAGCATGATCTGCGAGCTCACCGGCATGGAAGTCGCTAATGCCTCCATGTACGACGGCTCAACGGCGGTTCCCGAGGCTGTGATGATGGCCATACGTATCACCGGACGTTCCGGCGCGGTGGTTGCGCGCAGCTTGCACCCGGAGTACCGTGGCGTGCTCAGCACTTACTCCAAGTATCAAGGAATCCCCGTGGCCACGATTCCTTTTCTGGCCAATGGCCGTGTGGATCTTGACGCTCTCGATCAGGCCATCAGCGATCAGACCGCGTGCGTTGTCATCCAGTCGCCGAATTTTTTCGGGACCATTGAAGACGTTACGGCTGTAGCTGATGTGGCCCATAAAAAGGGTACGTTGCTGATTGTCTCCATTGCAGAGGCGATTTCTTTGGGGATTGTGAAGCCGCCTTCCGAGGCCGACATTGTTGCCATGGAAGCACAATCGTTTGGCGTGCCTCTGGGATTCGGCGGGCCCTATGCCGGTGTAATCGCGACTCGCGAAAAATTCGTCCGCCAGATGCCCGGGCGCCTGGTCGGTCAGACCGTAGATCAGCAAGGCCATCGCGGCTTTGTGCTTACGCTGGCCACGCGTGAGCAGCACATCAAACGCGAGAAGGCGACCTCTAACATCTGCACGAACCAGGCCTTGATTGCAACCATGGCTACTATCTTTATGACCATCTACGGACGCGAAGGATTTAAAGAGCTGGCCCAGCACAATCTCGCCAAGGCGCACTATGCTTCACAACAATTCGGAAAGAAAGCCAAGGTACTGTTTGAGGGCGCACCACGGTTTAATGAGTTTGTGGTGCAAACAGCGGAAGATCCTCACATCATCAATAACAAGCTGCTGGCAAAAAATATTATTGGGGGGTTCCCGTTGCAGAAGTTCTATCCTGAACTCGGCAATGCAGCCCTTTGGTGTTGCACCGAAATGATCACGCGCGAGCAGATTGAGTCTGCCGCCCAGGCGGTAGCCCAATGA
- a CDS encoding acyl-CoA dehydrogenase family protein: MATATAVPKTKIGGGSWLLEDRSPEDIFTPEDFSDEHQQIAQTTEEFAIKEIVANNEKIEHKEWAVTRELLRKASEIGIATVDVPEQYGGADMDKVSSAIIADRIAKSGSFSVSFGAHVGIGTLPIVYFGTEEQKKKYLPKLTTAEWIGAYALSESTSGSDALNARTKAVLSPDGKHYILNGEKMWITNGGFADVFIVFAKIDGEKFTAFIVERTFPGFSSGAEEKKLGIRGSSTCPLILNDCKVPVENLLGEIGKGHVIAFNILNIGRFKLGAGCVGGTRTALQNAIGYAKQRKAFGKSIAEFGLIKEKIADIAIGIYTGEALVYRTVGMIDAALANIDKNSPEASREIRKGIEEHAVECSIAKVWGSELLDRAVDETVQIYGGYGFVEEYPAERAYRDSRVNRIFEGTNEINRMITTGWLLKQAVSGKLPLMSAIKKLMDEVLAGPSLAEPLEGALAAERTIVSNAKKTALFVAGSASQKYMMALPDQQEIMGAMADILIEVFAMESALLRTQKLVAHKGEAAAQLAIAMTQVYIMEAMEKIEAASRKVIAAVAEGDMLRTQLAILRRLLKYEPVNTIALRQKIADRVLEAGKYVTA, from the coding sequence ATGGCAACAGCTACAGCAGTTCCCAAGACAAAAATCGGCGGCGGAAGCTGGCTGCTGGAAGACCGCAGCCCGGAAGACATCTTTACACCGGAAGACTTCAGCGATGAGCACCAGCAGATAGCGCAGACCACGGAAGAGTTCGCGATCAAAGAAATTGTTGCGAATAACGAGAAGATCGAGCACAAGGAGTGGGCGGTCACGCGCGAACTGCTGCGCAAGGCCAGCGAGATTGGCATTGCCACGGTGGATGTCCCCGAACAATATGGCGGGGCTGACATGGATAAAGTCTCTTCCGCCATCATTGCCGATCGCATTGCCAAGTCGGGCAGCTTCAGCGTCAGCTTTGGCGCACACGTAGGCATCGGCACCCTGCCTATCGTCTACTTCGGGACCGAAGAGCAGAAGAAAAAATATCTGCCCAAGCTGACCACCGCCGAGTGGATTGGCGCTTACGCTCTATCAGAATCAACCTCGGGCTCCGATGCGCTCAATGCCCGCACCAAGGCGGTGCTCTCGCCTGACGGCAAGCACTACATCCTCAACGGCGAGAAGATGTGGATCACCAACGGCGGTTTTGCCGATGTGTTCATCGTCTTCGCCAAGATTGATGGTGAGAAATTTACCGCGTTCATCGTGGAGCGGACCTTCCCGGGCTTCTCTTCCGGCGCGGAAGAAAAAAAGCTGGGTATTCGTGGATCTTCCACTTGTCCGTTGATCCTGAACGACTGCAAAGTCCCCGTAGAAAACCTGCTGGGCGAGATTGGTAAAGGACACGTCATTGCCTTCAACATCCTCAATATTGGCCGCTTCAAGCTGGGGGCGGGCTGCGTAGGCGGCACGCGCACCGCGTTGCAGAACGCCATTGGCTATGCCAAGCAGCGCAAAGCCTTCGGCAAGAGCATCGCCGAATTTGGCCTGATTAAAGAAAAGATTGCTGACATCGCCATCGGCATCTACACCGGCGAGGCCCTGGTGTATCGCACCGTGGGCATGATCGATGCTGCCCTCGCCAACATTGACAAGAACAGCCCTGAAGCTTCGCGCGAAATCCGTAAAGGCATCGAAGAACATGCCGTCGAATGCTCCATCGCCAAAGTCTGGGGCTCGGAGCTGCTGGACCGCGCCGTGGATGAGACCGTACAAATCTACGGTGGTTATGGCTTCGTAGAGGAGTACCCGGCAGAGCGCGCCTATCGCGACTCGCGCGTTAACCGCATCTTCGAAGGCACCAACGAAATCAACCGTATGATCACCACCGGCTGGCTGCTGAAGCAGGCAGTTTCGGGCAAGCTTCCGTTGATGTCGGCGATCAAGAAGCTGATGGATGAAGTCTTGGCTGGACCGAGTCTTGCTGAGCCGCTGGAGGGGGCGCTGGCCGCCGAACGCACCATCGTGTCGAATGCCAAGAAGACAGCTTTGTTCGTTGCCGGCTCAGCCTCACAAAAATACATGATGGCGCTGCCCGATCAGCAGGAGATCATGGGTGCAATGGCAGACATCCTGATCGAAGTTTTCGCCATGGAGTCTGCCCTGCTGCGTACGCAGAAACTCGTTGCGCACAAGGGCGAGGCTGCCGCACAATTGGCCATTGCCATGACGCAGGTTTACATCATGGAAGCAATGGAAAAAATTGAAGCTGCTTCCAGGAAAGTCATTGCTGCAGTGGCTGAAGGCGACATGCTGCGTACCCAGCTTGCGATTTTGCGCCGGCTGCTTAAATATGAGCCGGTGAATACGATTGCTCTGCGGCAGAAGATCGCTGATCGCGTGCTGGAAGCGGGAAAGTACGTTACGGCGTAG
- the glgC gene encoding glucose-1-phosphate adenylyltransferase, which produces MVPSFSGRSSSRVQPNMKDTLGVLLAGGAGERLYPLTRDRAKPAVTFGGIYRIIDVTLSNCINSDLRKVHILTQYKALSLNRHIREGWSNLVSRHLGEFIEILPPMKRVSDNWYLGTADAVYQNIYSIGSEQPRRVLVLSGDHIYKMNYELMMRQHVDAGADVTLATILVDPSETSRFGVVEIDREGRIVGFQEKPQSTDIRSPYNPRMVSGSMGVYLFNTDVLLPILLKDAEDPNSSHDFGHDILPRIVDEYRVYSFNFVDENKKEALYWRDVGTLEAYYEANMDVVSVSPVFNLYDKEWPIRTHQRQYPPAKFVFAEPGRRGEAVDSIVCMGCIVSGGSVKNSLLSPDVRVNSYAEVDASIVFSHVNIGRHCRIRKAIIDRDVHIPEGTVIGYDPESDRQNYFVTESGIIVVTRDYSLFENPVPVDYFTSE; this is translated from the coding sequence CTGGTACCATCCTTTTCTGGCAGATCAAGCAGTCGAGTACAACCAAACATGAAAGACACGCTGGGAGTTCTGCTAGCTGGAGGCGCGGGGGAGCGCTTATACCCGCTGACGCGCGACCGCGCTAAACCTGCAGTTACCTTTGGCGGCATCTACCGCATTATCGATGTTACCCTCTCCAACTGCATTAATTCAGACCTGCGCAAGGTCCATATCCTCACGCAATACAAGGCACTCTCGTTGAACCGCCACATTCGCGAAGGATGGAGCAATCTGGTCTCGCGCCACCTGGGCGAGTTCATCGAGATTCTACCGCCCATGAAGCGGGTGAGCGACAACTGGTACCTGGGCACGGCGGACGCCGTGTATCAGAACATCTACTCCATCGGCAGCGAGCAGCCCCGGCGCGTGCTGGTGCTGAGCGGCGATCATATCTACAAGATGAATTACGAGTTGATGATGCGGCAACACGTGGATGCCGGCGCCGACGTTACCCTGGCCACCATTCTGGTTGACCCCAGCGAAACTTCGCGCTTCGGCGTGGTAGAAATTGACCGCGAAGGCCGCATTGTCGGCTTTCAGGAAAAGCCGCAGAGCACCGATATCCGTTCGCCTTACAATCCGCGCATGGTTTCCGGCTCGATGGGGGTTTATCTGTTCAATACAGATGTTCTGTTGCCCATCCTGCTAAAAGACGCCGAGGATCCGAACTCTTCGCATGACTTTGGACATGACATTCTGCCGCGCATTGTGGATGAGTACCGGGTGTATTCGTTCAACTTCGTGGATGAGAACAAGAAAGAGGCGCTCTATTGGCGCGACGTGGGCACCCTGGAGGCTTATTACGAGGCCAACATGGATGTGGTCTCGGTCTCACCGGTTTTCAACTTGTATGACAAGGAGTGGCCCATCCGCACGCACCAGCGCCAGTATCCGCCGGCCAAATTTGTCTTCGCCGAACCCGGACGCCGGGGCGAGGCCGTGGATTCCATCGTCTGCATGGGATGCATCGTCTCCGGAGGCAGCGTAAAGAACAGCCTGCTCTCGCCGGATGTGCGGGTCAACTCTTACGCTGAGGTTGACGCGAGCATCGTTTTTTCGCACGTCAATATCGGCCGCCATTGCCGCATCCGCAAAGCGATTATTGACCGCGATGTGCACATCCCGGAGGGCACTGTGATCGGTTACGACCCGGAAAGCGACCGGCAGAATTACTTTGTGACCGAAAGCGGCATTATCGTGGTCACCCGCGACTACTCCCTCTTTGAAAATCCGGTGCCGGTGGATTACTTCACGTCGGAGTAG
- the gcvPB gene encoding aminomethyl-transferring glycine dehydrogenase subunit GcvPB, with protein MSAKEMKKVRPHPSQNEGLIFEKSSPGKKGYKLPPLDVPPVDAAKLLGTSERQDLGNMPEVSEFEIIRHFTRLSTWNYAIDLGMYPLGSCTMKYNARVNEAVARIPGLANAHPYQPEKMSQGALRILRLLADYLLEITGMEAITLQPAAGAHGEMTGILLIRAYLESKGNPRKKILIPDSAHGTNPATAAICGYTVENLKSNSAGMVDVSALAAQMNEDVAGIMLTNPNTLGIFEEEIHKIADILHEKGGLLYMDGANMNALVGKTRPGDFGVDVMHLNLHKTFSTPHGGGGPGSGPVACKNHLEPFLPIPVVVTKPDGSLGFNYDRPKAIGRVRMFYGNFGMHVRALAYIMANGYDGLRLTTEDAVLNANYIRKKLEDVYEVPYKTPSMHEVILSHHRQARQGVKTGDIAKRLIDYGFHPYTTAFPLIVADHGAMMIEPTESESKEEMDLFIEAMRAIAEEAQTEPDTILKAPHTTRVSRLDEVTAARKPVLCWKPEKV; from the coding sequence ATGAGCGCCAAAGAAATGAAGAAAGTAAGGCCGCATCCCAGCCAGAATGAAGGATTGATCTTTGAAAAATCCTCGCCCGGCAAGAAAGGTTACAAACTTCCTCCTCTGGATGTGCCGCCGGTAGACGCCGCCAAACTTCTTGGAACCAGTGAGCGCCAGGACTTGGGCAACATGCCCGAGGTCAGCGAATTTGAGATTATCCGCCACTTTACCCGGCTTTCCACCTGGAACTACGCCATTGATCTGGGGATGTATCCGCTGGGCTCCTGCACCATGAAGTACAACGCGCGCGTGAATGAAGCTGTGGCCCGCATCCCTGGGCTGGCCAACGCGCATCCCTACCAGCCGGAGAAGATGTCGCAAGGCGCCCTGCGCATTCTCAGACTGCTCGCCGATTACCTTCTGGAAATTACCGGCATGGAAGCGATCACGCTGCAGCCTGCGGCCGGAGCGCACGGCGAGATGACCGGCATCCTGCTCATTCGCGCTTATCTGGAATCCAAGGGGAACCCGCGCAAAAAAATTCTGATTCCCGATTCGGCACATGGTACTAACCCTGCTACCGCAGCCATCTGCGGTTATACCGTCGAGAACCTCAAATCAAATTCCGCCGGCATGGTTGACGTGAGCGCTCTGGCCGCGCAGATGAACGAAGATGTAGCCGGCATCATGCTCACCAATCCCAACACGCTGGGCATCTTCGAAGAAGAAATTCACAAGATTGCCGACATCCTGCACGAAAAGGGCGGTCTGCTCTACATGGATGGCGCCAACATGAACGCCCTCGTGGGCAAGACCCGCCCCGGCGATTTTGGCGTGGATGTGATGCATCTTAACCTGCACAAGACTTTTTCTACACCGCACGGCGGCGGCGGACCGGGCTCAGGCCCTGTGGCCTGCAAGAATCATCTGGAACCCTTCTTGCCGATTCCAGTCGTTGTGACCAAGCCGGACGGCAGTCTGGGTTTTAACTATGATCGTCCAAAGGCCATCGGTCGTGTGCGCATGTTCTACGGTAACTTCGGAATGCATGTGCGAGCGTTGGCCTACATCATGGCCAATGGCTACGATGGCCTGCGCCTGACGACGGAAGACGCTGTTCTCAACGCCAACTACATTCGCAAAAAATTGGAAGATGTCTACGAAGTTCCGTACAAAACCCCTTCCATGCACGAGGTCATCCTGAGCCACCATCGCCAGGCTCGGCAGGGGGTCAAGACAGGAGACATCGCCAAGCGGCTCATTGACTACGGCTTTCACCCCTACACAACAGCGTTTCCGCTCATCGTTGCCGATCACGGCGCCATGATGATCGAGCCCACGGAGAGCGAATCCAAGGAAGAGATGGATTTGTTCATTGAAGCCATGCGTGCCATCGCGGAGGAAGCACAAACCGAGCCCGACACAATTCTGAAAGCGCCGCACACGACCCGCGTCTCGCGCTTGGATGAGGTCACCGCAGCCCGCAAACCGGTTCTGTGCTGGAAGCCGGAAAAAGTTTAA
- the gcvT gene encoding glycine cleavage system aminomethyltransferase GcvT — translation MSQTFEATTTVLRKTALNAVHRQMGAKMVDFGGWDMPIEYCNSPLGPGGLMKEHLAVRTGVGVFDVSHMGDIRVTGPEALAAVQHISMNDASHLTIGQAHYSALLYPQGTFVDDVIVHRLGGNVYLLVINAGTREKDYNWVRENIREFNCTAEDIGDLYTQIAIQGPRAADLLRKLTDVDLASIKNYWFTHGTVCGLKNTLIARTGYTGEDGFEIYVPSDEKTSAEVWNKVLEAGREFNILPCGLGARNTLRLEAKMALYGHEISDTITVLEAGLERYCKFDKSDFIGKAALEKQKAEGIKRVLVGLESVERGIPRDGYKVLDGSGIEIGYVTSGSYAPFLKKNIALAYVPPKFSEIGSTVNVEIRGQSVKCQVVPTPFYKKPRKQS, via the coding sequence TTGTCCCAGACTTTTGAGGCCACTACCACTGTGCTGCGTAAAACCGCGCTCAATGCTGTCCATCGCCAGATGGGAGCAAAAATGGTGGACTTCGGCGGCTGGGATATGCCTATCGAATATTGCAACTCGCCCCTCGGCCCGGGGGGGCTGATGAAAGAGCACCTGGCTGTGCGCACTGGCGTGGGCGTCTTCGACGTCAGCCACATGGGCGATATCCGCGTTACCGGCCCCGAAGCGCTGGCTGCGGTACAACACATTTCCATGAACGACGCCTCGCACCTTACCATTGGCCAGGCCCACTATTCGGCGCTGCTCTACCCCCAGGGCACATTTGTGGATGACGTGATTGTTCATCGCCTGGGCGGGAACGTGTACCTGCTGGTGATCAATGCCGGCACGCGCGAAAAAGATTACAACTGGGTCCGCGAAAACATAAGGGAATTCAACTGCACAGCGGAAGATATTGGCGACCTTTACACCCAGATCGCGATTCAGGGCCCCAGGGCGGCTGACCTTCTCCGCAAACTGACCGATGTAGATTTGGCCTCTATCAAGAACTATTGGTTTACGCACGGGACGGTTTGCGGCTTGAAGAACACTCTCATCGCTCGCACCGGCTACACCGGGGAAGACGGCTTTGAAATCTACGTTCCTTCGGATGAAAAGACGAGTGCCGAGGTCTGGAACAAAGTTCTGGAGGCGGGAAGGGAATTCAATATCCTCCCCTGCGGATTAGGCGCGCGCAACACTCTGCGCCTGGAGGCCAAGATGGCGCTCTATGGGCACGAGATATCCGACACCATCACCGTGCTCGAGGCCGGCCTGGAGCGCTACTGCAAATTTGACAAAAGCGATTTCATCGGCAAAGCCGCGCTGGAAAAACAAAAAGCCGAAGGCATTAAGCGCGTGCTGGTAGGCTTGGAATCCGTTGAGCGCGGCATCCCGCGCGATGGCTATAAAGTTCTGGACGGCTCTGGGATTGAAATTGGCTACGTCACCAGCGGATCCTACGCGCCGTTTTTGAAGAAAAATATTGCCTTGGCCTATGTGCCGCCAAAGTTTTCTGAAATTGGTTCTACGGTGAACGTTGAAATCCGGGGACAGAGCGTGAAGTGCCAGGTGGTGCCAACGCCGTTTTATAAGAAACCAAGAAAGCAGTCATGA
- the gcvH gene encoding glycine cleavage system protein GcvH, with the protein MAYPNELKYTREHEWVKVEGKTATVGITNYAQDQLGDIVFVELPKVGTEVTKGKSFGTVESVKSVSEIFAPVSGKVVAVNEALATAPEKIDTDAHGSWMVRIEMKDPAELNGLLSAADYEKFITEEQGH; encoded by the coding sequence ATGGCATATCCCAATGAGTTGAAGTACACCCGCGAGCACGAGTGGGTAAAAGTTGAAGGCAAAACCGCCACCGTGGGCATTACCAACTATGCCCAGGACCAACTTGGCGACATCGTTTTTGTCGAGCTTCCTAAAGTGGGAACCGAGGTCACCAAGGGTAAAAGCTTTGGCACGGTGGAATCGGTGAAGTCGGTCTCGGAGATCTTTGCCCCGGTTTCCGGCAAAGTTGTTGCCGTGAACGAAGCCCTGGCCACTGCCCCGGAAAAGATCGACACTGACGCTCACGGTTCGTGGATGGTCCGCATAGAAATGAAGGACCCAGCGGAACTTAACGGATTGCTTTCCGCCGCCGATTACGAAAAATTTATCACCGAAGAACAAGGACACTAA